The region CTGTTCATTAAGCGAGCATTGAAAAAAGAGTTACTGTTTGTTTTTCATTTGTATATATCAAAAACCGGGCGTCCAGATATGGACTACCTGGCCAACGAGCTAAGGTATGTTAGTCATTATGCAATACATAAAGCAAAGGGACTCGAAGAAGCACTGTGGAATGTCGCCGGAGTCTGTGATCTGATAGACGTTACGGAGCAGATCCTGCCTACTCTGGACGTGGATCAAAACCAGCTGGATGTTATGTCAGAGCGCAAAAAAGCCTGGTTATCAACTCAACCTGGCACCTGACAGAGACACTCTGTCAGGTATTATGCACCACATGCCTAACTCAGGCCGCCAAACAGGGTCAGTAAGGCAGTAAGTACCAAAAAGAAAAGAATGTTGCGTTTAACCAGGCGCATCATGCAGGTCGCTTCGTAAGTACAACCAAAAAACTGCTGCTCTATCTGCTCAGCTGCTAATGCAATATCACTCACCACGCGCCGGTTTGAAGTTTCAAAATCGAGCAAATATTTGAGCCAACACCCGGTGCCCTGGGTAAAGTTACCTATGATCAGATAACCAAAACTGGCAACTCTGGCAGGCAACCAATCAAGCCAAAATAGTAATTTGGAGAAGCGTTGTATATGTGCCCCCAAAGTACTGCGCACCTGCGCCACCTGTGCCGACATGTCTTCTTCCTGGCGTTCAGTCAATGTACTGACCAATGAGCGCGCAGTTGCATAAAGCACGGCACCCGGCGCACCCAATGCAACAAACCAGAACATTACCGCGCAGTAGTGCTGAAAATTAATCCAGACTAAGGTTTGTCCAAACGTTTCGCCATTACGTTCTGTTTCCGTGCGTTCTTGCCCCATCTGCAATGCATAAAGCGTAACGGCTTCGGAATCACCACGAGTCAATGCATTGAGATAACCTTTATACAGTCGGCGATAACGACCACACCCAAAGCAAACTAGCAATATGAGTACATTCAACACTAACTGGAATAACACAAAATCAGAGAAATGAAATACCAAAGCAATCAGCACAGTAGGCACAATAAACCAGATCATTACACCGAGATCAGAGCCAAAAATCCCCCTCTCACTTAGCTGCTTTTTACTCCAGGTCAGATACTTTCCTAAATAGAAATCAATCTGCCAATGCTCTGAGCGGGCGCCTAAACGCTCGATCACTAAAGCAATTATGATAGAAATTAACATCATGTCCGCTACTCTTTCGTTATCAACGCAAAATATTTATCCCAATCAAACGCGACTCCGGGATCCTTCTTTCTGCCTGGTGCAATATCACTATGACCC is a window of Pseudoalteromonas sp. R3 DNA encoding:
- the ampE gene encoding beta-lactamase regulator AmpE, yielding MMLISIIIALVIERLGARSEHWQIDFYLGKYLTWSKKQLSERGIFGSDLGVMIWFIVPTVLIALVFHFSDFVLFQLVLNVLILLVCFGCGRYRRLYKGYLNALTRGDSEAVTLYALQMGQERTETERNGETFGQTLVWINFQHYCAVMFWFVALGAPGAVLYATARSLVSTLTERQEEDMSAQVAQVRSTLGAHIQRFSKLLFWLDWLPARVASFGYLIIGNFTQGTGCWLKYLLDFETSNRRVVSDIALAAEQIEQQFFGCTYEATCMMRLVKRNILFFLVLTALLTLFGGLS